In Stomoxys calcitrans chromosome 2, idStoCalc2.1, whole genome shotgun sequence, the following proteins share a genomic window:
- the LOC106092898 gene encoding elongation factor 1-gamma, whose protein sequence is MAGTLYTYPENFRAYKALIAAQYSGAQVKVAENFVFGETNKSAEFLKKFPSGKVPAFETSNGKFLSESNAIAYFLASEQLRGGKCPFAQAQVQQWLSFADNEIVPASCALVFPLLGIMPQQKGSTAKQDVEAVLKLLNNKFLESTYLVGERITLADVVVFCSLLHVYQYVLDAAARKPFANVNRWFNTILNQKQVKAVVGNYSICDKALVFDPKKYAEFQAKTSGKPQQQQQKPKEEKKPAAKKEEPKEELDAAELALAAEPKSKDPFDALPKGTFNFDDFKRVYSNEDEKVSIPYFWEKFDPEHYSIWFGEYKYNEELTKTFMSCNLIGGMYQRIDKMRKQAFASVCLFGEDNNSTISGIWVWRGQELAFTLSPDWQVDYEVYDWKKLDPKSEETKKLVEQYFSWTGTDKGGRKFNQGKIFK, encoded by the exons ATGGCAGGA ACTCTATACACGTACCCAGAAAACTTCCGTGCCTACAAGGCATTGATAGCTGCCCAATATTCGGGAGCTCAAGTTAAAGTTGCAGAGAATTTTGTTTTCGGCGAAACAAATAAGTCAGCTGAATTCTTGAAGAAGTTCCCAAGTGGTAAG GTTCCTGCTTTCGAGACATCGAACGGCAAATTCCTTAGTGAATCCAATGCCATTGCCTACTTTTTGGCCAGTGAACAATTGCGTGGAGGTAAATGCCCTTTCGCTCAAGCTCAGGTCCAACAGTGGTTGTCATTCGCCGATAATGAAATCGTCCCTGCTTCCTGTGCCTTGGTTTTCCCCTTGTTGGGTATTATGCCCCAACAAAAGGGCAGCACTGCCAAACAAGATGTTGAGGCCGTATTGAAGTTGTTGAATAACAAATTCTTGGAATCCACATACTTGGTTGGCGAACGCATCACTTTGGCCGATGTCGTTGTATTCTGCAGTTTGTTACATGTCTATCAATACGTTTTGGATGCTGCGGCACGCAAGCCTTTCGCCAATGTCAACCGTTGGTTCAACACTATCCTGAATCAGAAACAAGTTAAAGCCGTGGTCGGCAACTACAGCATCTGCGATAAGGCTTTGGTCTTCGATCCCAAGAAGTATGCCGAATTCCAAGCTAAGACTAGTGGCAAGccccaacagcaacaacaaaaacctaaGGAAGAGAAAAAGCCCGCCGCCAAGAAGGAAGAACCCAAGGAAGAGCTAGATGCAGCCGAATTAGCTCTTGCTGCTGAGCCCAAATCCAAGGATCCCTTCGATGCTTTGCCCAAGGGTACCTTTAATTTTGACGATTTCAAACGTGTCTACTCCAACGAGGATGAGAAGGTTTCCATTCCTTACTTCTGGGAAAAGTTCGATCCAGAACATTACTCCATTTGGTTTGGTGAATACAAATACAACGAGGAACTCACCAAGACCTTCATGTCTTGCAATTTGATTGGTGGCATGTACCAACGTATCGATAAGATGCGCAAACAAGCCTTTGCCTCTGTCTGCCTATTCGGTGAGGACAACAACTCCACCATTTCTGGTATTTGGGTGTGGCGCGGCCAAGAGCTCGCCTTCACCCTGAGCCCCGACTGGCAAGTTGATTACGAAGTCTATGACTGGAAGAAATTGGATCCCAAGTCCGAGGAGACCAAGAAATTGGTCGAACAATACTTCTCCTGGACTGGTACCGACAAAGGTGGTCGCAAATTCAACCAAGGCAAAATCTTCAAATAA